One segment of Methylocella silvestris BL2 DNA contains the following:
- a CDS encoding MaoC family dehydratase, with protein sequence MQSDGDHLFLDDLKVGQRFLSGSCEIEASEIKAFAAQFDPQPFHLDEEAAKASLFGGLAASGWHTAAITMKLLVQGGAPIAGGVIGAGGELRWPLPVRPGDRLEVESEILDIAPSRSKPDRGIVTIRSWTRNQRGEVVQDMTAKLVVPRRPA encoded by the coding sequence ATGCAAAGCGATGGCGACCATCTGTTTCTTGACGATCTCAAAGTCGGGCAACGCTTCCTGAGTGGAAGCTGCGAGATCGAGGCGAGCGAAATCAAGGCGTTTGCCGCGCAGTTCGATCCGCAGCCCTTTCACCTCGACGAGGAAGCGGCGAAAGCATCGCTGTTCGGCGGACTTGCGGCCAGCGGCTGGCATACGGCGGCGATCACCATGAAGCTTCTCGTGCAGGGCGGCGCTCCGATCGCAGGCGGAGTCATCGGCGCTGGCGGCGAATTGCGCTGGCCGCTGCCCGTGCGGCCGGGCGACCGCCTCGAAGTCGAGAGTGAGATCCTCGACATTGCGCCGTCGCGCTCAAAGCCCGATCGCGGCATTGTGACGATCCGCAGCTGGACGCGCAACCAGCGCGGCGAAGTGGTGCAGGATATGACAGCCAAGCTCGTCGTGCCGCGCCGGCCGGCGTAA
- a CDS encoding aldo/keto reductase, with protein MDYRRLGRSGFSVPVLSFGTGTFGGKGELFAAWGATDVKEASRLVDICLDAGLTMFDSADIYSSGVAEQVLGEAIKGRRNQVLISTKATFRSGPGPNEVGSSRFHLIEAVEAALKRLQTDHIDLFQLHAFDAMTPVEETLSALDDLIRAGKIRYIGCSNFSGWHLMKSLATADRYNLPRYIANQAYYSLVGRDYEWELMPLGLDEGVGAMVWSPLGWGRLTGKIRRGQPLPEVSRLHKTKDIGPQVEDDYLYDVVDALDEIAKETGKSVPQIALNWLLQRPTVSSVIIGARDEEQLKQNLGAVGWSLAAEQIAKLDAASQREPAYPYWHQRGTFVERNPLPV; from the coding sequence ATGGACTACAGGCGTCTTGGACGATCCGGCTTTAGCGTGCCGGTTCTCAGCTTCGGCACCGGCACTTTCGGCGGCAAGGGCGAGCTCTTCGCCGCCTGGGGCGCGACCGACGTCAAGGAGGCGAGCCGGCTCGTCGATATCTGTCTCGACGCGGGGCTGACGATGTTCGACAGCGCCGACATCTACTCGTCGGGCGTTGCCGAACAGGTGCTCGGCGAGGCCATCAAGGGCCGCCGCAATCAGGTCCTGATCTCGACCAAAGCGACCTTTCGCTCCGGCCCCGGCCCGAACGAGGTCGGCTCGTCGCGCTTCCATTTGATCGAGGCCGTCGAAGCCGCTCTAAAGCGCCTGCAGACCGACCATATCGATCTCTTTCAGCTGCATGCCTTCGACGCCATGACTCCCGTCGAGGAGACGCTGTCGGCGCTCGACGATCTGATCCGCGCGGGAAAAATTCGCTACATCGGCTGCTCGAACTTTTCGGGCTGGCATCTGATGAAGTCGCTCGCCACAGCAGACCGCTATAATCTGCCACGCTACATCGCGAATCAGGCTTATTATTCGCTGGTCGGGCGCGACTATGAATGGGAGCTGATGCCGCTCGGGCTTGACGAAGGCGTCGGCGCGATGGTCTGGAGCCCTCTTGGCTGGGGCCGGCTCACCGGCAAGATCAGGCGCGGGCAGCCGCTGCCCGAGGTCAGTCGGCTGCACAAGACCAAGGACATCGGGCCGCAGGTGGAGGACGATTATCTCTACGACGTCGTCGACGCCCTCGATGAGATCGCCAAGGAAACCGGCAAGTCGGTTCCGCAGATCGCGCTCAACTGGCTGTTGCAGCGTCCGACCGTGTCGAGCGTCATCATCGGCGCGCGCGACGAGGAGCAGCTGAAGCAAAATCTGGGGGCGGTCGGCTGGTCCCTTGCCGCGGAGCAGATCGCAAAGCTCGACGCGGCAAGCCAGCGCGAGCCCGCCTATCCCTATTGGCACCAGCGCGGCACCTTTGTGGAGCGCAATCCTCTGCCGGTCTGA
- a CDS encoding tautomerase family protein: protein MPLVRIDLARGKTEHYRHTIGEVIYDAMVATLNVPANDRFQIIAEHADNDFIIDRTYLGIERTDDVIVIQVTLNAGRTVELKRAFYKAVADGLHERLEIRREDVFISLIEVVKENWSFGNGEAQYA from the coding sequence ATGCCGCTCGTTCGAATCGATCTTGCCCGCGGCAAGACCGAACATTATCGCCATACGATCGGCGAGGTTATCTATGACGCGATGGTCGCAACGCTCAACGTGCCGGCCAATGATCGCTTCCAGATCATCGCCGAGCATGCCGACAACGACTTCATCATCGACCGCACTTATCTGGGCATTGAGCGAACGGATGACGTCATCGTCATACAGGTGACGCTCAACGCCGGACGCACGGTCGAATTGAAGCGCGCCTTCTACAAGGCCGTCGCCGACGGCTTGCATGAACGGCTCGAAATACGCCGCGAAGATGTGTTCATCAGCCTGATCGAGGTCGTCAAGGAAAACTGGTCGTTCGGCAATGGCGAGGCGCAATACGCCTGA
- a CDS encoding group III truncated hemoglobin yields the protein MMNDIEDPAARRAQIVARLRVETGVDEEMIETLIRAFYARVRDDELIGPIFAARIDDWEPHLQKMFAFWSSLILMTGAYHGQPMRLHAPLPIDGAHFDRWLLLFEQTARDVCPPDAAAIFVDRARRVAESLELGVAVSNGALLGKGERYKRIA from the coding sequence ATGATGAACGACATCGAAGACCCCGCCGCGCGCCGCGCGCAAATTGTCGCGCGGCTCCGCGTCGAGACTGGCGTCGACGAGGAGATGATCGAGACGCTGATCCGCGCCTTCTATGCGCGCGTGCGCGACGATGAATTGATCGGACCCATCTTCGCTGCGCGGATCGACGATTGGGAGCCGCATCTGCAAAAAATGTTCGCATTCTGGTCCTCCCTGATCTTGATGACCGGCGCCTATCACGGCCAGCCGATGCGGCTGCATGCGCCCTTGCCGATCGACGGAGCGCATTTCGACCGCTGGCTCTTACTCTTCGAGCAAACCGCGCGCGACGTCTGCCCGCCGGACGCGGCCGCGATATTCGTCGATCGGGCGCGGCGGGTCGCCGAAAGCCTCGAACTCGGCGTCGCCGTCTCCAACGGCGCCCTCCTCGGCAAGGGCGAGCGCTACAAGCGGATCGCCTGA
- a CDS encoding membrane protein has protein sequence MNDVIAARAIHVLSIVIWIGGVAMITFSILPAARNRELGPDRLKAFEAIERRFASIARIAVLLAGLSGLYMVHRLDLWSRFSQGEFWWMHAMIFVWLVFAFLLFIAEPLFLHRIFHNWGRRDPDAALKALQRGHIVLLALSLVTIFGAVAGAQGWSLF, from the coding sequence ATGAACGACGTCATAGCCGCGCGGGCAATCCATGTTCTATCGATCGTCATCTGGATCGGCGGGGTCGCCATGATCACCTTCTCGATCCTGCCGGCCGCGCGCAACCGCGAGCTTGGTCCCGACCGGCTCAAAGCCTTTGAGGCGATCGAGCGTCGCTTTGCCTCCATTGCGCGCATCGCCGTGCTTCTCGCCGGCCTCAGCGGCCTCTACATGGTCCACCGCCTCGATCTCTGGTCGCGATTTTCACAAGGCGAATTCTGGTGGATGCACGCCATGATCTTCGTGTGGCTCGTCTTTGCCTTTCTGCTGTTCATCGCGGAGCCGCTGTTTCTGCATCGCATCTTCCATAATTGGGGCCGCAGGGACCCGGACGCCGCGTTGAAGGCTTTGCAACGCGGCCATATCGTCCTGCTCGCGCTGAGCCTCGTGACGATCTTTGGCGCGGTCGCGGGCGCACAAGGCTGGAGCCTGTTTTGA
- a CDS encoding LysR family transcriptional regulator codes for MSKLPDFEGLAVFAKVVEMRSIAGAAAELGLSSPTVSKALTRLERRLGARLFNRTSRRLALTDAGRELTDRARQLVADAEAAETALIAQSSTPRGLVRLAAPMSFGLREVAPILPDFLTRYPDVSIDLHLNDALVDLIGEGFDAALRVGLLPDSSLVARRLCATPRYTVAAPSYLERHGRPTHPAHLSDHVCLGYTYLAAPDVWRFKNQKGEEASVRPKGQLRANNGDALMPALIAGLGVGDLPEFIVKEALADGRLERVLANWLTPQGSLFLVTPPGGPRPARVELLGDFLAERLSRR; via the coding sequence ATGTCGAAGCTACCCGATTTTGAAGGCCTCGCCGTCTTCGCCAAGGTCGTCGAGATGCGCTCGATCGCGGGCGCCGCGGCCGAGCTGGGCCTGTCCTCGCCAACCGTCTCAAAGGCGCTGACCCGGCTTGAACGCCGGCTCGGCGCGCGGCTGTTCAACCGTACCTCGCGCCGGCTGGCCTTGACCGACGCCGGGCGCGAACTCACCGACCGGGCGCGCCAGCTCGTCGCCGACGCGGAGGCGGCGGAGACCGCTCTCATCGCGCAATCCTCGACCCCGCGCGGCCTCGTGCGGCTGGCGGCGCCGATGTCCTTCGGCCTGCGCGAGGTCGCGCCGATCCTGCCCGACTTTCTGACGCGCTACCCCGACGTCTCGATCGATCTCCATCTCAACGACGCCCTTGTCGATCTCATTGGAGAAGGCTTTGACGCCGCCTTGCGGGTGGGCCTATTGCCGGATTCCTCGCTTGTCGCGCGGCGCCTCTGCGCCACGCCGCGCTATACGGTCGCAGCGCCGTCCTATCTCGAGCGCCATGGACGGCCGACGCACCCGGCGCATTTGTCCGACCATGTCTGCCTCGGCTACACCTATCTCGCCGCCCCCGACGTCTGGCGCTTCAAAAATCAAAAAGGTGAGGAGGCCTCGGTCCGGCCGAAGGGGCAGCTTCGCGCCAACAATGGCGACGCGCTGATGCCCGCCCTGATCGCAGGCCTTGGCGTCGGCGATCTGCCGGAATTCATCGTCAAGGAGGCTCTCGCCGATGGACGGCTCGAGCGGGTGCTGGCCAATTGGCTGACGCCGCAGGGAAGCCTGTTTCTGGTGACGCCGCCCGGCGGTCCACGCCCGGCCCGCGTCGAACTTTTGGGCGATTTTCTCGCTGAACGACTTTCGCGCCGATGA